Proteins co-encoded in one Dyella japonica A8 genomic window:
- a CDS encoding YbjQ family protein — MPNAISLHMVTTGNELPGHRIVRPMGIVRGITVRSRSVVGNLGAALQTLVGGNITIYTELCEKAREEAFELMLRHAAERGANAVIGMRYDANDVAEGVTEVLAYGTAVQVEPTT, encoded by the coding sequence ATGCCCAACGCCATTTCGCTTCACATGGTCACCACCGGCAATGAGTTGCCGGGTCACCGCATCGTGCGCCCCATGGGCATCGTGCGCGGCATCACCGTGCGTTCGCGCAGCGTGGTGGGCAACCTGGGCGCGGCCTTGCAGACGCTGGTGGGCGGCAACATCACCATCTACACGGAGCTATGCGAGAAGGCGCGCGAGGAAGCTTTTGAGCTGATGCTTCGGCATGCGGCGGAGCGTGGGGCCAATGCTGTCATTGGAATGCGCTACGACGCGAACGACGTCGCCGAAGGCGTGACCGAAGTGCTGGCCTACGGCACGGCAGTGCAGGTGGAGCCCACGACCTAG
- a CDS encoding NAD-dependent epimerase/dehydratase family protein — translation MSVRVLIAGAGDVGLRVAQRLRARGDEVWALRRGVAAPGQDGIHGIRGDLTKPESLRNLPDGISHVVYLPTPDARDEALYRAVFVDGLRHLLDALDRASLQRLVFVSSSAVYGEHGDAWVDEDTPADPPGFNGRVLLDAERYAHEHAPSVALRLAGLYGPGRLQLIERLRAGVARVPRDPPHWANRIHVDDAAAAIVHLLFLRDPLPLYLGVDNTPLPLDVLYDELARRVDAPTPGDGAAPPGVGSKRLSNARLRASGFVPQWPDARDGYAALLEGD, via the coding sequence ATGAGCGTGCGGGTACTCATCGCCGGCGCGGGCGACGTCGGACTGCGCGTGGCGCAGCGGTTGCGGGCGCGCGGCGACGAGGTATGGGCGCTGCGACGCGGCGTGGCCGCGCCGGGGCAAGACGGTATCCACGGCATCCGCGGCGACCTGACCAAGCCCGAATCGCTGCGCAATTTGCCGGACGGCATCAGTCACGTCGTCTACCTGCCTACGCCCGATGCGCGGGACGAGGCGCTGTATCGCGCCGTGTTCGTCGATGGCTTGCGGCATCTGCTGGACGCACTCGATCGTGCGAGTTTGCAACGGCTGGTGTTCGTTTCCTCCAGCGCCGTCTATGGCGAGCACGGCGATGCATGGGTCGACGAGGACACACCGGCCGATCCGCCCGGCTTCAATGGCCGCGTGCTGCTGGATGCCGAGCGCTACGCGCATGAGCACGCACCATCGGTCGCGCTGCGGCTGGCGGGACTCTATGGTCCCGGCCGGCTGCAACTGATCGAAAGACTGCGCGCGGGCGTGGCGCGTGTGCCGCGTGATCCGCCGCACTGGGCGAACCGTATCCACGTGGACGACGCGGCCGCGGCCATCGTGCACCTGCTGTTCCTGCGCGATCCCTTGCCACTTTATCTCGGCGTCGACAACACACCGCTGCCGCTCGACGTGCTCTACGATGAGCTTGCGCGACGCGTGGACGCACCGACACCGGGTGATGGCGCGGCGCCGCCGGGCGTGGGAAGCAAGCGGTTGAGCAACGCGCGGCTGCGCGCCAGTGGTTTCGTGCCGCAGTGGCCGGATGCACGCGACGGTTACGCCGCGCTGCTGGAAGGCGACTGA
- a CDS encoding shikimate kinase yields MNPSCNLFIVGPTGAGKTTIGRRLADHYGLSFVDLDQEIERACGVPVSAVFEIEGETGFRQRESTLLAEYSARRGVVMATGAGAVLDPANRRLLSERGYVLWLQATLEQQLERLAQDRQRPLLAGVDRAERLAAMAQQRTPLYEEVADLAIPGEHETVHAASERSILLIDQHWQRQHAA; encoded by the coding sequence ATGAATCCATCGTGCAACCTGTTTATCGTCGGCCCCACCGGCGCCGGCAAGACGACCATCGGCCGTCGCCTGGCGGATCATTATGGGCTGAGCTTCGTCGATCTCGACCAGGAGATCGAGCGGGCCTGTGGCGTGCCGGTCAGCGCCGTGTTCGAGATCGAGGGCGAAACCGGCTTCCGCCAGCGTGAAAGCACCCTGCTGGCCGAGTACAGCGCACGCCGCGGCGTGGTGATGGCCACCGGCGCTGGCGCGGTGCTCGACCCCGCCAACCGCCGCTTGCTCAGCGAGCGCGGCTACGTGCTGTGGCTGCAGGCCACGCTGGAACAACAGTTGGAGCGCCTGGCGCAGGATCGCCAGCGCCCGCTGCTGGCCGGCGTGGACCGCGCCGAACGACTCGCCGCCATGGCGCAGCAACGCACGCCGCTCTACGAGGAAGTCGCGGACTTGGCGATTCCCGGCGAGCACGAAACCGTCCACGCCGCCAGCGAACGCAGCATTCTCCTGATCGACCAACATTGGCAACGGCAGCACGCAGCATGA
- the aroB gene encoding 3-dehydroquinate synthase produces the protein MTSTPRTIDVALGDRSYPVWIGPGLLNDHARWRAALRGRHALVISNTTVAPLYLDRVAEGLDGLTWSSFLIDDGEAHKTFANVGLALDALAQLGATRDACVVALGGGVVGDLAGFSAACWMRGIDFIQMPTTLLSMVDSSVGGKTGVNLPAGKNLVGAFHQPRAVIADTDTLATLPEREYRAGLAEVVKGAAIGDPAFFAWLEAHAAALNARQTGPLIEAIARKVQYKAGVVARDETEQGERALLNLGHTFGHALETAGKYKVLLHGEGVAVGMLLAAQLSERLGMSEAADTARLHRLLDAVGLPTAIPAGMDPAQLLALMRLDKKNLAGTLRLILWRGIGRAEIVGGVDEAQVMAVLEAAVR, from the coding sequence ATGACATCCACGCCCCGCACCATCGACGTCGCCCTGGGCGATCGCAGCTATCCCGTCTGGATCGGGCCCGGCCTGCTCAACGACCACGCCCGTTGGCGCGCCGCGCTGCGCGGCCGGCATGCACTGGTGATCAGCAACACCACGGTCGCGCCGCTCTACCTGGACCGCGTCGCGGAAGGGCTGGACGGCCTGACTTGGTCGTCGTTCCTGATCGACGACGGCGAGGCGCACAAGACCTTCGCAAACGTCGGCCTTGCATTGGACGCGCTGGCGCAACTGGGCGCCACGCGCGATGCCTGCGTGGTCGCACTGGGCGGCGGCGTGGTGGGCGACCTCGCCGGCTTCAGCGCGGCCTGCTGGATGCGCGGCATCGATTTCATCCAGATGCCGACCACGCTGCTATCGATGGTGGATTCCTCGGTGGGCGGCAAGACCGGTGTGAACCTGCCCGCCGGCAAGAACCTCGTGGGCGCCTTCCACCAGCCGCGCGCGGTGATCGCCGATACCGACACCCTCGCCACCCTGCCCGAGCGCGAGTACCGCGCCGGCCTCGCCGAGGTGGTGAAAGGCGCCGCCATTGGCGATCCCGCGTTCTTCGCGTGGCTGGAAGCGCATGCGGCCGCACTGAATGCACGCCAGACCGGCCCGCTGATCGAGGCCATCGCCCGCAAAGTGCAATACAAGGCCGGCGTGGTGGCGCGCGACGAAACCGAACAGGGCGAGCGCGCCCTGCTCAACCTGGGGCATACGTTCGGCCATGCGCTGGAAACGGCGGGCAAGTACAAGGTGTTGTTGCACGGCGAGGGCGTGGCGGTAGGCATGTTGCTCGCTGCCCAGTTGTCGGAGCGCCTGGGCATGAGCGAAGCGGCCGATACGGCACGCCTGCATCGGCTGCTCGATGCGGTGGGTTTGCCAACGGCGATTCCGGCGGGCATGGATCCGGCGCAATTGCTGGCGCTGATGCGGCTGGACAAGAAGAACCTCGCGGGGACGCTGCGGTTGATCCTGTGGCGGGGTATTGGCCGCGCGGAGATTGTTGGCGGGGTGGATGAGGCGCAGGTGATGGCGGTGTTGGAGGCGGCGGTTCGCTGA
- a CDS encoding WGR domain-containing protein: MRLYLQAVTATTEAPRYVQIVLEQDLLGGWTLYRESGVQGGKATLKREQFLERDDALAAFEKARDAQIKRGFRVMFSQGQDGPYGS; encoded by the coding sequence ATGCGCCTTTACCTGCAAGCCGTGACCGCGACCACCGAAGCGCCGCGCTACGTCCAGATCGTGCTGGAGCAGGATCTGCTGGGCGGCTGGACGCTGTATCGCGAATCCGGCGTGCAGGGCGGCAAGGCCACACTCAAGCGCGAGCAGTTCCTGGAGCGCGACGACGCGCTCGCCGCGTTCGAAAAGGCACGCGATGCGCAGATCAAGCGCGGCTTCCGCGTGATGTTCAGCCAGGGCCAGGACGGCCCCTACGGATCCTGA
- the hemE gene encoding uroporphyrinogen decarboxylase encodes MTEALKNDRFLRALRREPTDTTPVWVMRQAGRYLPEYRATRARAGSFMALAQSPELACEVTLQPLERFELDAAILFSDILTIPDAMGLGLSFAHGEGPQFAHPVRTKADIEKLAVPDMDGELRYVMDAVRLIRQELHGRVPLIGFSGSPWTLACYMVEGQGSRDFARLKAMCWSEPTLAHRLLDTLAQAVAAYLIAQAEAGAQALMVFDTWGGLLGPAPFREFSLRHMAQVVEALKAHPASRELPVILFSKGAGRHLSAMADTGCAALGVDWTIDLADARQAVAGRVALQGNLDPAILLADPDVIRREVRRVLDSYGDHPGHVFNLGHGITPEVNPEHVKVLVDEVHAYGRQLRG; translated from the coding sequence ATGACTGAAGCGTTGAAGAACGACCGCTTCCTGCGCGCGCTGCGCCGGGAGCCCACGGATACCACGCCCGTATGGGTCATGCGCCAGGCCGGCCGCTACCTGCCGGAATACCGTGCCACCCGCGCCCGCGCCGGCAGCTTCATGGCCTTGGCGCAAAGTCCGGAGCTGGCCTGCGAGGTCACGCTGCAGCCGCTGGAACGCTTTGAGCTGGACGCGGCCATCCTGTTCTCCGACATCCTCACCATTCCCGACGCCATGGGCCTGGGCCTGAGCTTTGCCCATGGCGAAGGCCCGCAGTTCGCGCATCCGGTGCGGACGAAGGCCGACATCGAGAAGCTGGCCGTGCCGGACATGGACGGCGAGCTGCGCTACGTGATGGACGCGGTGCGCCTGATCCGCCAGGAGCTGCACGGCCGCGTGCCGCTGATCGGTTTCTCTGGCAGCCCGTGGACGCTGGCCTGCTACATGGTGGAAGGCCAGGGCTCACGCGACTTCGCCCGCCTCAAGGCCATGTGCTGGAGCGAGCCCACCCTTGCCCACCGCTTGCTCGACACCCTGGCCCAGGCGGTCGCCGCCTACCTGATCGCCCAGGCCGAGGCCGGCGCGCAGGCGCTGATGGTGTTCGACACCTGGGGCGGCTTGCTCGGCCCCGCGCCGTTTCGCGAGTTTTCGCTGCGCCACATGGCCCAGGTGGTCGAGGCACTGAAAGCCCACCCGGCCAGCCGCGAGCTGCCGGTGATCCTGTTCTCCAAGGGCGCCGGCCGGCACCTTTCCGCCATGGCCGACACGGGCTGCGCCGCGCTGGGCGTGGACTGGACCATCGATCTCGCTGACGCCCGCCAGGCCGTGGCCGGCCGTGTGGCGCTGCAGGGCAACCTGGACCCGGCCATCCTGCTGGCCGACCCGGACGTGATCCGCCGCGAGGTACGCCGCGTGCTGGACAGCTACGGCGACCACCCCGGCCACGTGTTCAACCTGGGGCATGGCATTACGCCGGAAGTGAATCCCGAGCATGTGAAGGTGCTGGTGGATGAGGTTCACGCGTACGGGCGGCAGTTGCGCGGCTAA
- a CDS encoding valine--tRNA ligase — MDKSFEPGQIESKWYAAWEASGDFKPTGQGEPYCILLPPPNVTGTLHMGHAFQQTVMDMLIRYQRMRGMNTLWQVGTDHAGIATQKIVENQLAVEDKTRHDLGREAFIERVWQWKEESGSTITNQMRRLGVAADWSRERFTMDPGLSEAVRKVFVDWYRAGLIYRGNRLVNWDPALGTAVSDLEVNNVERDGHLWSIRYYTADGKDSVVVATTRPETMLGDVAVAVHPEDERHARLIGQMLHLPLTGREIPVIADDYVDREFGTGFVKITPAHDFNDYAIGQRHGLAPINIFTLDAKVNSNAPEKYRGMDRYEARRAVLADLEAAGLLVETKPHKLQVPVSQRSDAVIEPMLTDQWFLDLTTDVQADGRPGGRKAITEPALDAVRGGDIKFVPENWSTTYTQWLENIQDWCISRQLWWGHRIPAWYDDAGNIFVGEDEADARAHATVAPVGALRQDNDVLDTWFSSALWPFSTLGWPMDGPVKDEHGKVVADWATDNIFLPSAVLVTGFDIIFFWVARMVMATKYFTGRVPFRHVYINAIVRDAEGQKMSKSKGNTLDPLDLIDGIELEPLVAKSTKSLLIPQVREKVEKRIRKDYPTGIPAIGTDALRFTFAALASYSRTINFDIKRAEGYKAFCNKLWNAARFVLMNLPEGELAAPANGPVTEAERWILTRLKQTLTDVEQHFASYRFDLLAQELYEFTWNEFCDWFLELSKPALNGEDAVAAASTRHTLVVVLETILRALHPIVPFITEEIWHSVAPKLGLQAKYLLERPWPRADEITGDEAATAEVEWFKNVLSGIRRIRAEMNIAPGKTIPLLLADGDATDRARAAKFAAQISFLARVDAPQWIESGADEPAAAAAVVGAMRVLIPLAGLIDLGAEKARLGKEIARIEGEIKKCEGKLGNANFVANAPAEVVAQERQRITDWGTQLTALREQAQKLG; from the coding sequence ATGGACAAGAGTTTCGAGCCCGGCCAGATCGAATCGAAGTGGTATGCCGCCTGGGAAGCCAGCGGCGACTTCAAGCCGACCGGCCAGGGCGAGCCGTACTGCATCCTGCTGCCGCCGCCGAACGTCACCGGCACCCTGCACATGGGCCATGCGTTCCAGCAGACCGTGATGGACATGCTGATCCGCTACCAGCGCATGCGCGGCATGAACACGCTGTGGCAGGTAGGCACGGACCATGCCGGCATCGCCACGCAGAAGATCGTGGAGAACCAGCTCGCGGTGGAGGACAAGACGCGCCACGACCTGGGTCGCGAGGCCTTCATCGAGCGCGTGTGGCAGTGGAAGGAAGAATCCGGCTCCACCATCACCAACCAGATGCGCCGCCTCGGCGTGGCCGCCGACTGGTCGCGCGAACGCTTCACCATGGACCCCGGCCTGTCCGAGGCCGTGCGCAAGGTGTTCGTGGACTGGTACCGCGCGGGCCTGATCTACCGCGGCAACCGCCTGGTGAACTGGGATCCGGCGCTGGGCACCGCGGTCTCGGATCTTGAAGTGAACAACGTCGAGCGCGACGGCCACCTGTGGTCGATCCGCTACTACACCGCCGACGGCAAGGACAGCGTCGTCGTCGCCACCACGCGCCCGGAAACCATGCTGGGCGACGTAGCCGTGGCCGTGCATCCGGAAGACGAGCGCCACGCGCGCCTGATCGGCCAGATGCTGCACCTGCCGCTGACGGGCCGCGAGATTCCCGTCATCGCCGACGACTACGTCGATCGCGAGTTCGGCACCGGCTTCGTCAAAATCACGCCCGCGCATGACTTCAACGACTACGCCATCGGCCAGCGCCATGGCCTGGCGCCGATCAACATCTTCACGCTCGACGCGAAGGTGAACAGCAACGCGCCGGAAAAATACCGCGGCATGGACCGCTACGAAGCACGTCGCGCCGTGCTTGCCGACCTGGAGGCCGCCGGCCTGCTGGTGGAAACCAAGCCGCACAAGCTGCAGGTGCCGGTGAGCCAGCGTTCGGATGCGGTGATCGAGCCAATGCTCACCGACCAGTGGTTCCTCGACCTCACCACCGACGTGCAGGCCGATGGACGTCCGGGCGGCCGCAAGGCCATCACCGAGCCGGCGCTCGACGCCGTGCGCGGCGGCGACATCAAGTTCGTGCCGGAGAACTGGAGCACCACCTACACGCAGTGGCTGGAGAACATCCAGGACTGGTGCATCAGCCGCCAGCTGTGGTGGGGCCACCGCATTCCGGCGTGGTACGACGACGCCGGCAACATCTTCGTGGGCGAAGACGAGGCGGATGCGCGCGCGCATGCCACCGTCGCGCCGGTTGGCGCGCTGCGCCAGGACAACGACGTGCTCGACACCTGGTTCAGCTCCGCGCTGTGGCCGTTCTCCACCCTGGGCTGGCCGATGGACGGCCCGGTGAAGGACGAGCACGGCAAGGTCGTGGCCGATTGGGCAACCGACAACATCTTCCTGCCCAGCGCCGTGCTGGTCACCGGTTTCGACATCATCTTCTTCTGGGTCGCCCGCATGGTGATGGCGACCAAGTACTTCACGGGTCGCGTGCCGTTCCGCCATGTCTACATCAACGCCATCGTGCGTGATGCGGAAGGCCAGAAGATGTCCAAGTCCAAAGGCAACACGCTTGATCCGCTTGACTTGATCGACGGCATCGAGCTGGAGCCGCTGGTCGCCAAGTCGACCAAGTCGCTGCTGATCCCGCAGGTGCGCGAGAAGGTGGAAAAGCGCATCCGCAAGGACTATCCGACCGGCATCCCCGCCATCGGCACCGACGCGCTGCGCTTTACCTTCGCCGCGCTGGCCAGCTACAGCCGCACCATCAACTTCGACATCAAGCGCGCCGAAGGCTACAAGGCGTTCTGCAACAAGCTGTGGAACGCCGCGCGCTTCGTGCTGATGAACCTGCCGGAAGGCGAACTCGCCGCGCCGGCCAATGGCCCGGTGACGGAAGCGGAGCGCTGGATCCTCACGCGCCTGAAGCAGACGCTGACCGACGTGGAACAGCACTTCGCCAGCTACCGCTTCGACCTGCTGGCGCAGGAGCTCTACGAGTTCACCTGGAACGAGTTCTGCGACTGGTTCCTGGAGCTGTCCAAGCCCGCGCTCAACGGCGAGGATGCCGTGGCCGCCGCTTCCACGCGCCACACGCTGGTGGTGGTGCTGGAAACCATCCTTCGTGCGCTGCACCCCATCGTGCCGTTCATCACCGAGGAGATCTGGCACTCGGTGGCGCCGAAGCTCGGCCTGCAGGCGAAGTATCTGCTGGAGCGTCCGTGGCCGCGCGCCGACGAGATCACCGGCGACGAGGCTGCCACCGCCGAAGTCGAGTGGTTCAAGAACGTGCTGAGCGGCATCCGCCGTATCCGCGCAGAAATGAACATCGCCCCGGGCAAGACCATCCCGCTCCTGCTCGCCGATGGCGACGCGACGGATCGCGCACGCGCCGCCAAGTTCGCCGCACAGATCAGCTTCCTTGCGCGCGTCGACGCACCGCAGTGGATCGAATCCGGCGCGGACGAGCCGGCCGCAGCGGCCGCCGTGGTGGGTGCGATGCGTGTGCTGATTCCGCTCGCGGGCCTGATCGACCTGGGCGCGGAGAAGGCCCGCCTCGGCAAGGAAATCGCCCGCATCGAGGGCGAGATCAAGAAGTGCGAAGGCAAGCTGGGCAACGCCAACTTCGTCGCCAATGCACCCGCGGAAGTGGTGGCACAGGAACGCCAGCGCATCACCGATTGGGGTACGCAGCTCACCGCGCTGCGCGAGCAGGCGCAGAAGCTGGGCTAA
- a CDS encoding phytanoyl-CoA dioxygenase family protein, which produces MDLGSAWTSLMDEGYAVIRGAVDAKVCDDINQRIANFKQRNAKAVARNLDEHGRLYRVVNLHLAVDAITQLLVRNAAIGVCDRFFGEPTSLYTTLYYERGSEQSLHRDTPMFCTTPSERYLGVWVALDDVSDDNGPLRVVPRSHLLPPIDLARMRRDVFGDGSIAPLSPEGWNAYQEEVQRQCNEANLAFLPMHAQRGDVIVWHPQLFHGGAPHLSPRTRRSVVMHVTPKGVPVGHMDVFFDPAKAVSRAKWGYYQRGDRHVAKFKRVDFGHEYGYRTWRLRRA; this is translated from the coding sequence ATGGATCTTGGAAGTGCCTGGACATCGCTGATGGACGAAGGCTATGCGGTGATTCGCGGTGCCGTCGACGCGAAGGTGTGCGATGACATCAATCAGCGTATTGCGAACTTCAAACAGCGCAACGCAAAGGCCGTGGCGCGCAATCTCGACGAACACGGACGCCTCTACCGTGTCGTCAACCTGCATCTTGCGGTGGACGCCATCACGCAGTTGCTCGTGCGCAACGCCGCCATCGGTGTCTGCGACCGCTTCTTTGGCGAACCGACTTCGCTGTACACCACGCTGTATTACGAACGGGGTTCGGAGCAGTCGCTGCACCGGGATACCCCCATGTTCTGCACGACTCCGTCCGAGCGCTATCTGGGCGTGTGGGTGGCACTGGATGACGTCAGCGACGACAACGGCCCGTTACGGGTGGTGCCGCGCAGCCATCTCTTGCCGCCGATCGATTTAGCGCGCATGCGGCGCGATGTCTTTGGCGACGGCTCCATCGCTCCGCTCAGTCCCGAGGGGTGGAACGCCTACCAGGAGGAAGTGCAGCGGCAGTGCAATGAGGCCAACCTGGCGTTTTTGCCGATGCATGCGCAGCGTGGCGATGTCATCGTCTGGCACCCGCAACTTTTCCACGGCGGCGCGCCGCACCTGTCGCCCCGTACGCGCCGCAGCGTGGTGATGCATGTCACGCCCAAGGGTGTGCCCGTCGGGCATATGGATGTGTTCTTCGACCCCGCCAAGGCGGTCAGCAGGGCCAAATGGGGGTACTACCAGCGGGGCGATCGCCATGTTGCCAAGTTCAAGCGCGTGGACTTTGGCCATGAGTACGGATATCGCACCTGGCGCTTGCGTAGAGCCTGA
- the rimI gene encoding ribosomal protein S18-alanine N-acetyltransferase: MVAVARPHAEIRAMRRDDVPIVAAMEAASYDFPWTAGIFSDCLKAGHPSWVMWVEGVIAGYGVLSVAAGEAHILNVCVGPDHRGLGLGRFLFRRLLDIARWNGAGRVFLEVRPSNPVAQSLYRSIGFEEIGRRPKYYPAKEGREDAIVMALDLSPA, from the coding sequence ATGGTTGCCGTGGCCCGTCCTCACGCCGAAATCCGCGCCATGCGGCGCGACGATGTGCCTATCGTGGCGGCGATGGAAGCGGCTTCCTACGACTTTCCCTGGACCGCGGGCATCTTCAGCGACTGCCTGAAAGCCGGACACCCGAGCTGGGTGATGTGGGTGGAGGGCGTCATCGCCGGCTACGGCGTGCTCTCGGTGGCGGCGGGCGAGGCGCATATCCTCAATGTTTGCGTAGGTCCGGACCACCGTGGCCTCGGGCTGGGACGGTTCCTGTTCCGTCGCCTGCTGGACATCGCGCGCTGGAATGGCGCGGGCCGCGTCTTCCTCGAAGTCCGCCCGTCCAACCCGGTGGCACAAAGCCTGTACCGCTCGATCGGCTTCGAGGAGATCGGGCGGCGGCCGAAGTATTACCCGGCGAAGGAAGGCCGTGAGGATGCCATCGTCATGGCGTTGGACTTGAGCCCGGCCTGA
- the pssA gene encoding CDP-diacylglycerol--serine O-phosphatidyltransferase, which translates to MTESKPVSPPRHRGIYLLPNLITTGAMFAGFYAIVASIGGDFSAAAIAVFVAALLDGMDGRVARLTNTQSEFGVQYDSLSDLISFGLAPALVMYTWSLSTLKDFGPTWGKVGWAAAFIYAACAALRLARFNTQVGVIDKRYFQGLASPAAAAVCMSFVWSMDKFGVLGTEVCFITPVIAVVVGLLMVSRFRYYSFKSLPMGDRVPFLWVLIGVLVLVPFFIDPPRVLFAVFSLYLLSGPVMTLWGRATHRRRRGVA; encoded by the coding sequence ATGACCGAGAGCAAGCCCGTCAGCCCTCCGCGCCACCGGGGCATTTACCTGCTGCCCAACCTGATTACGACCGGTGCGATGTTCGCCGGGTTCTATGCGATCGTGGCGAGCATCGGCGGGGATTTCAGCGCGGCTGCCATCGCCGTGTTCGTGGCGGCACTGCTGGACGGCATGGACGGTCGCGTGGCCCGCCTGACCAACACGCAGAGCGAGTTCGGCGTGCAGTACGACTCGCTGTCGGACCTGATCAGCTTCGGCCTGGCGCCGGCGCTGGTGATGTACACCTGGTCGCTGTCGACGTTGAAGGACTTCGGCCCCACCTGGGGCAAGGTCGGCTGGGCCGCCGCCTTCATCTATGCCGCCTGCGCGGCGCTGCGCCTGGCGCGCTTCAACACCCAGGTCGGCGTGATCGACAAGCGCTACTTCCAGGGGCTGGCCAGCCCGGCGGCCGCCGCGGTGTGCATGTCCTTCGTGTGGAGCATGGACAAGTTCGGCGTGCTGGGCACCGAAGTGTGCTTTATCACCCCCGTGATCGCAGTGGTGGTGGGCCTGCTGATGGTGAGCCGCTTCCGCTACTACAGCTTCAAGTCGCTGCCGATGGGGGATCGCGTGCCGTTCCTGTGGGTGCTGATCGGCGTGCTGGTGCTGGTGCCGTTCTTCATCGATCCGCCGCGCGTGCTGTTCGCCGTGTTCAGCCTGTACCTGCTGTCCGGCCCGGTGATGACCCTATGGGGCCGTGCCACGCACCGCCGACGCCGGGGAGTGGCCTGA
- a CDS encoding DUF4124 domain-containing protein: MRRLLIATALLLVAPLVAAQAYKWKDASGTVHYSDAPPPQGTQYSKISTNGAVEPLAAPAPASSTGTTTESRPKPAASQLPVADTPENRAKLCATLKSNMETLNSAGPVVLQEGGQQKVMNADQRKQQQATNQAQYQQYCSGS, encoded by the coding sequence ATGCGTCGCCTTCTGATCGCCACTGCGCTGCTGCTGGTCGCGCCCCTGGTCGCCGCCCAGGCTTACAAGTGGAAGGACGCCAGCGGTACCGTGCATTACTCCGACGCCCCGCCGCCGCAGGGCACCCAGTACAGCAAGATCAGCACAAATGGTGCGGTGGAGCCGCTAGCCGCGCCCGCCCCGGCCAGCAGCACGGGAACCACCACGGAAAGCCGTCCCAAGCCTGCCGCATCCCAGCTGCCGGTGGCGGACACCCCCGAGAACCGCGCCAAGTTGTGCGCAACCCTCAAATCCAACATGGAAACGCTCAATAGCGCCGGCCCCGTGGTACTGCAGGAAGGCGGCCAGCAGAAGGTCATGAACGCCGACCAGCGCAAGCAACAGCAGGCCACCAACCAGGCCCAGTACCAGCAGTACTGCTCGGGCAGCTGA